The following are from one region of the Planctomonas sp. JC2975 genome:
- the yidC gene encoding membrane protein insertase YidC, translating to MDPFSFPPFAAVLGGASALITSMADTIAGAVPTGVAVLIAIAIATLAVRAALIPVGLSSARAQVARARLAPRIRELQKRHAKEAPRLASATQELYRAEGVSPFAGMLPSLFQVPIVSVVYGVFTRVTIAGQTNALLAHTVLGTPLGASFAGLAAAGAVGQLVLPLSLLVVIAAIALLSRCLAIRSARLMDPTAPDPTRLARVLSWLPLLAVVFAALVPVAASVYLAVSMAWTGVERTLATRRWLTV from the coding sequence ATGGACCCGTTTTCCTTCCCGCCGTTCGCGGCGGTGCTGGGCGGAGCATCCGCTCTCATCACCTCGATGGCCGACACGATCGCCGGCGCCGTGCCGACCGGCGTCGCTGTGCTCATCGCCATCGCGATAGCCACGCTCGCCGTGCGCGCGGCGCTCATTCCGGTCGGCCTGTCGTCGGCGCGCGCGCAAGTCGCTCGCGCTCGGCTCGCACCGCGCATCCGCGAGCTGCAGAAGCGGCACGCGAAGGAAGCCCCCCGCCTCGCCAGCGCGACGCAGGAGCTCTACAGGGCAGAGGGCGTCTCGCCGTTCGCCGGCATGCTGCCTTCGCTGTTCCAAGTTCCGATCGTCTCCGTCGTGTACGGCGTGTTCACGCGGGTCACCATCGCGGGCCAGACCAACGCACTGCTCGCCCACACGGTTCTCGGAACACCGCTCGGGGCATCCTTCGCCGGGCTGGCGGCGGCAGGAGCAGTCGGCCAGCTGGTGCTCCCTCTGTCACTGCTCGTGGTGATCGCAGCGATCGCGCTTCTCTCTCGGTGCCTCGCCATCCGGAGCGCACGACTCATGGATCCCACGGCGCCCGATCCGACGCGCCTCGCGCGTGTCCTCAGCTGGCTGCCGCTGCTCGCTGTCGTCTTCGCCGCTCTGGTGCCTGTTGCGGCATCCGTGTACCTGGCGGTGTCGATGGCCTGGACCGGCGTCGAGCGGACGCTCGCCACGCGCCGCTGGCTCACGGTCTGA
- a CDS encoding RNA polymerase subunit sigma-70: MTPDRGDLAQTRTDQIATFDDTVASLRNELVAHAYRMLGSWDDAEDAVQETQLKAWRAWDGFDHRSSVRTWLHRIAINVCLDALRSRSRRVLPLELRPDVDLPTDVDAPERWVQPAPGDGDDLRLAFIAALQLLGPRQRAVFLLREVLDFSAADVALMLDTTVAAVKSSLQRARSRLGDGRRTPDDVVEPLDPVARRLLDAYITAFQSGEVAPLLAVLRADASLELMPSGDCFRGRDACASVFEAAVGTAGEWAMQPTVANGQPAALVTWKGGRYGVAVLDARVDGIARVSVFEGAAFRP; this comes from the coding sequence GTGACACCGGATCGAGGCGACCTCGCGCAGACGCGCACCGACCAGATCGCCACGTTCGACGACACGGTCGCGTCCCTCAGGAACGAGCTCGTCGCGCACGCCTACCGCATGCTCGGCTCATGGGACGATGCAGAGGACGCGGTCCAGGAGACGCAGCTCAAGGCCTGGCGCGCCTGGGACGGCTTCGACCACCGCTCGTCGGTGCGCACCTGGCTGCACCGCATCGCGATCAACGTCTGCCTCGACGCACTGCGTTCCCGATCGCGTCGCGTGCTGCCTCTCGAACTGCGACCGGACGTCGATCTGCCGACCGACGTCGACGCACCCGAACGTTGGGTTCAGCCCGCGCCGGGCGACGGCGACGACCTCCGGCTCGCGTTCATCGCCGCGCTTCAGCTGCTCGGTCCGCGCCAGCGAGCCGTGTTCCTGTTGCGAGAGGTGCTCGACTTCTCCGCTGCCGACGTCGCGCTCATGCTGGACACCACAGTCGCCGCTGTGAAGAGCTCTCTGCAGCGCGCGAGGTCGCGACTCGGCGACGGACGCCGCACGCCGGACGACGTGGTCGAGCCCCTCGATCCCGTCGCCCGGCGCCTCCTCGACGCCTATATCACGGCGTTCCAGAGCGGCGAGGTCGCCCCGCTCCTCGCCGTGCTGAGAGCGGACGCTTCCCTCGAGCTGATGCCGTCCGGCGACTGCTTCCGTGGACGGGATGCCTGTGCATCCGTTTTCGAGGCCGCTGTCGGCACGGCGGGCGAGTGGGCGATGCAGCCGACCGTGGCGAACGGACAGCCGGCCGCCCTGGTCACGTGGAAGGGCGGTCGATACGGCGTGGCCGTCCTCGACGCGCGCGTCGACGGGATCGCGCGCGTCTCCGTCTTCGAGGGCGCGGCATTCAGACCGTGA
- a CDS encoding alpha/beta hydrolase, which translates to MKTTATTSAASTTTAAPSATSADVTARSAARDLGAERLNRAHWEAVARGEPTTWEELGAQPEGVTVERMAHPSGLWLTPNASRPGTSDQSSSGASASASGSDSDAVILAIHGGGFVGGSATTHQRMFGHLAAASGIPVFAVEYGLVPDHTFPSQPDTVFEAYRELLASAARRSRDQAQPAGERRIAIVGDSVGATLAIGLAARVRDDGLPMPAGLLLASASTDFEAMGGSYDTGSDPFFTREVVRALADGYLAGTDPRDPAAAPLFTDLRGFPPVYLQVGAEESLLDDSRMLAERLHSAGVQTRLDAYEDQLHTFQMTAGRTRVADDAIAEGATWLRSILNV; encoded by the coding sequence GTGAAGACGACAGCAACCACATCTGCAGCATCGACGACGACGGCCGCACCGTCGGCCACTTCGGCCGACGTGACAGCGCGATCCGCTGCTCGGGATCTCGGCGCGGAACGCCTCAACCGTGCGCACTGGGAGGCCGTCGCCCGCGGTGAGCCGACAACGTGGGAGGAACTCGGCGCACAGCCGGAGGGCGTGACCGTCGAGCGGATGGCGCATCCTTCCGGGCTCTGGCTCACGCCGAACGCGAGCCGGCCCGGGACTTCCGACCAGAGCTCCAGTGGTGCGTCCGCGTCAGCATCCGGTTCGGATTCGGATGCCGTCATCCTCGCGATCCACGGCGGGGGCTTCGTCGGCGGATCGGCGACCACCCACCAACGCATGTTCGGTCACCTGGCGGCGGCGAGCGGCATCCCGGTCTTCGCGGTCGAGTACGGTCTTGTCCCCGACCACACGTTCCCTTCGCAGCCGGACACGGTCTTCGAGGCGTATCGCGAACTGCTCGCATCCGCCGCTCGGCGCTCCCGCGACCAGGCGCAGCCGGCCGGCGAGCGTCGGATCGCCATCGTCGGAGACTCCGTCGGGGCGACCCTCGCCATCGGCCTCGCCGCCCGGGTCCGCGACGATGGCCTGCCGATGCCGGCGGGACTCCTCCTCGCGTCCGCATCGACGGACTTCGAGGCGATGGGCGGGTCGTACGACACCGGATCCGATCCGTTCTTCACCCGCGAGGTGGTGCGCGCTCTGGCTGATGGCTATCTGGCGGGCACGGATCCACGGGACCCGGCGGCCGCACCCCTGTTCACCGATCTCCGTGGCTTCCCGCCGGTCTACCTTCAGGTCGGCGCCGAGGAGTCGCTGCTCGATGACAGCAGGATGCTGGCCGAGCGTCTGCACTCCGCCGGCGTGCAGACGCGACTGGACGCCTACGAGGATCAGCTGCACACCTTCCAGATGACGGCGGGACGAACCCGGGTCGCGGACGACGCGATCGCGGAGGGAGCGACATGGTTGCGGTCGATACTGAACGTGTGA
- a CDS encoding GntR family transcriptional regulator: MFSGDAPIFQQLADKIADDIVAGVYPEETAVPSATDFATFHQMNPATASKGVNLLVDLGALYKKRGIGMFVAPGALDLLRKLRRDEFRTRYMRPLLDEARMLGIEPHELHSMLDDEEGGRS, translated from the coding sequence GTGTTCTCCGGAGATGCGCCGATCTTCCAGCAGCTCGCCGACAAGATCGCCGACGACATCGTGGCCGGCGTGTACCCGGAGGAGACAGCCGTTCCGTCGGCCACAGACTTCGCCACGTTCCATCAGATGAATCCTGCGACCGCCAGCAAAGGCGTCAACCTGCTCGTCGACCTCGGCGCGCTCTACAAGAAGCGGGGAATCGGCATGTTCGTGGCACCCGGCGCACTGGACCTGTTGCGCAAACTACGACGCGACGAGTTCCGGACGCGATACATGCGCCCGTTGCTCGACGAGGCGCGAATGCTGGGAATCGAACCACACGAGCTCCACTCGATGCTCGACGACGAAGAAGGGGGCCGGTCGTGA
- a CDS encoding ABC transporter ATP-binding protein produces MTNAIDLQSVSRAYGGAKALDDVSLAVPEGSILGLLGRNGAGKTTLMSLVAGQDRPSSGTVTIDGHRPFENESALRKTIFVRDNQRYPDRYRLHHVLRIAPAFAPNWSAEVAAEIVDGLRIPEKTPIKKFSRGQLSAVAIVLGIASRSPITLLDEPYLGLDVTARWFFHDILLRDYTEHPRTIILSTHLIDESEALFDRVVILDRGRVCVDAESDAVSELAFVLSGPSDAVDRLSAPLDVLSGHAVPGLKSVTVRGSADVDLLSDARAAGVQVSRTSLQELVAAFGADAQAPAVETTPSQKGTRR; encoded by the coding sequence GTGACGAACGCGATCGATCTGCAGTCCGTCTCCCGCGCCTACGGCGGCGCGAAGGCTCTCGACGACGTGAGCCTCGCCGTTCCGGAGGGAAGCATCCTGGGCCTGCTCGGCCGCAACGGGGCCGGCAAGACCACGCTCATGTCGCTCGTCGCCGGACAGGACCGGCCGTCGTCCGGCACGGTGACCATCGACGGTCACCGGCCGTTCGAGAACGAGAGCGCGCTGCGGAAGACCATCTTCGTGCGCGACAACCAGCGCTACCCCGATCGCTACCGTCTCCACCACGTGCTGCGCATCGCACCGGCGTTCGCGCCGAACTGGAGCGCGGAGGTCGCCGCCGAGATCGTGGACGGCCTGCGAATCCCGGAGAAGACGCCCATCAAGAAGTTCTCCAGAGGCCAGCTCTCCGCGGTGGCGATCGTGCTGGGCATAGCGTCGCGCTCGCCGATCACCCTGCTCGACGAGCCGTACCTCGGCCTCGATGTCACGGCGCGATGGTTCTTCCACGACATCCTGCTGCGCGACTACACGGAGCACCCGCGCACGATCATCCTGTCCACGCACCTCATCGACGAGTCGGAGGCGCTGTTCGACAGGGTCGTGATCCTCGACCGCGGACGCGTCTGCGTCGACGCGGAGAGCGACGCCGTGTCGGAACTCGCGTTCGTCCTCAGCGGGCCATCGGATGCCGTCGACCGGCTCTCCGCCCCGCTCGACGTCCTCAGCGGTCACGCCGTGCCAGGTCTGAAGTCCGTGACCGTGCGCGGCTCCGCCGACGTAGACCTCCTCAGCGATGCCAGGGCGGCTGGCGTACAGGTCTCGCGCACGTCGCTGCAGGAGCTCGTCGCGGCATTCGGTGCGGATGCCCAGGCACCCGCCGTTGAAACCACTCCCTCGCAGAAGGGCACACGCCGATGA